One window of the Pyrus communis chromosome 17, drPyrComm1.1, whole genome shotgun sequence genome contains the following:
- the LOC137722209 gene encoding uncharacterized protein, with protein sequence MAHRFAFEALDRTFKDIMGVDLPYGGKVIIFGGDFRQVLLVVPKGTRSELMQTSMINASFWEHVKIICLRHNMRSINDQDFSDFLLHVGNGEQETMIDDMMQLPSSMVIPWNGEESIVQLVNEVFPDLECHVCDARYLVEKAIITPKNEDADKINKMIIDKFPRIEHILYSFDSVEDDVRNLYQQEFLNSISPGGMPPHQLTLKKGAPIMLLRNIDPKMGLFNGTRLACHGAYNNLIDAEILSGQFAGTRVFLPRISLKTTESAGLPFEMMRKQFPMKLSFALTINKSQGQTIPNVGIYLPDHVFSHGQLYVALSRGVSASTTKVLVKKGELHGNEGVFTRNVVYKDILLPSNST encoded by the coding sequence ATGGCACACAGGTTTGCATTTGAGGCTCTTGATCGAACGTTCAAAGATATAATGGGCGTTGACCTACCATATGGAGGAAAGGTCATAATCTTTGGAGGAGATTTTCGACAAGTTCTTCTAGTTGTTCCAAAAGGTACAAGATCTGAATTGATGCAAACAAGTATGATTAATGCTTCATTTTGGGAACACGTGAAAATCATTTGTCTTAGGCATAACATGAGATCCATCAATGATCAAGACTTTTCAGATTTCTTACTTCATGTTGGTAATGGGGAACAAGAAACTATGATAGACGACATGATGCAATTACCATCATCTATGGTTATTCCATGGAATGGTGAAGAATCCATTGTCCAATTGGTTAATGAAGTTTTCCCCGATTTGGAATGTCATGTATGTGATGCAAGATACTTGGTGGAAAAAGCAATTATAACACCAAAAAATGAGGATGCTgacaaaatcaataaaatgatCATCGATAAATTTCCGAGGATTGAACATATCTTATACTCTTTCGATTCAGTTGAGGACGATGTGAGAAATTTGTATCAACAAGAATTCTTGAATTCAATCTCACCTGGTGGAATGCCCCCTCATCAGTTAACTTTGAAAAAAGGTGCCCCGATAATGCTTTTGAGAAATATCGATCCGAAGATGGGGTTGTTCAATGGTACAAGACTGGCTTGCCATGGAgcttacaataatctaattgaTGCCGAAATCTTATCTGGACAATTTGCTGGAACTAGAGTGTTTTTACCAAGAATTTCTTTAAAGACCACAGAAAGTGCAGGACTCCCATTCGAAATGATGAGAAAACAGTTTCCAATGAAATTGAGTTTTGCACTAACTATAAATAAATCACAAGGGCAGACAATACCAAATGTGGGTATTTATCTACCAGATCACGTATTCAGTCATGGACAATTGTACGTGGCTTTATCAAGAGGAGTTTCAGCGTCTACAACAAAAGTATTGGTAAAGAAAGGAGAGTTACACGGTAACGAAGGAGTTTTCACAAGAAATGTTGTGTACAAAGATATTTTGCTTCCCTCGAATTCAACATAA
- the LOC137722211 gene encoding uncharacterized protein translates to MEIPRFHMPNPTTCPDCHARLFSHETSEMCCLRGKLALPLAPSPPEMTELFCNQSAEGRHFRQNIRAYNHIFAFTSMGVHVYENLATGRRGIYTFRAQGSIYHKIGSLLPIRDSRPRFLQMYIYDIAHEIDNRMRESEALNRDVVEKIQQILNQYNPFVQTFHHLVQRQDLQSCRLIIKEQPANQRQYCLPSASQVAAIIVGGEGSENIRGRDIVVQTTDGQLKSIKDCVGYYDPLQYPLLLPYGTYGWDVNTRNNNSRKVTCCDYYSYLLQEEISDELLPGQTPQDRPDLLTRVFRAKFEELKNDVIKKGVLGKVLAYVYVIEFQKRGLPHVHMLLMLEENDKLNSPDDYDQVVRAEIPNPNEEPELYGAVLRHMIHGPCGIHNSRSPCMKRGSCKRNYPKPFAPTTVQGNDSYPVYRRRDNHDPIPLDHNACIMVDNRWVIPYNSWLLLRYDCHINVEICCSIKSVKYLYKYVYKGPDRVAFEVHHEPIQDEIKQFVDARWVCAPEALWRIFKFVTNRLYPSVERLQIHLPEGQTILFYPHQRVADILADDTNSMTMLTEFFTKNTTCPEARQYLYREFPERGPTSFENLRTVNDIVQPTFKKAVEQRGLLEDDDSIRQCLCEATNIHMPSALRRLFVTILVYCEPHGVRRLWDEFHSFMVEDYSVSSTTNNTSILNKLLQDLNGLLVQHSKSVSDYDLPQITQDCVRDNTIPRRIQDEVSLDISEADLNAVQNLNEDQMAAYNSIVSAIEQRDNAIFFVDGPGGTGKTY, encoded by the exons atGGAAATCCCAAGATTTCACATGCCAAATCCAACCACATGTCCAGATTGTCATGCCCGTTTGTTCTCTCATGAAACATCTGAAATGTGTTGCTTACGTGGAAAGCTTGCTCTACCATTGGCACCGTCCCCTCCTGAAATGACTGAGCTTTTTTGCAACCAATCTGCCGAGGGAAGACATTTTAGGCAGAATATACGAGCTTACAACCACATTTTTGCCTTCACTTCAATGGGAGTTCATGTTTACGAAAACCTAGCAACAGGAAGACGTGGTATTTACACATTTCGTGCTCAAGGTTCCATATATCATAAGATTGGAAGTCTTTTGCCTATTAGAGATAGTAGACCGAGATTCCTacaaatgtatatatatgacataGCTCATGAAATAGACAATCGAATGAGAGAAAGTGAAGCACTAAACAGAGATGTGGTTGAAAAAATCCAACAAATCTTGAATCAATATAATCCATTTGTGCAAACATTTCACCACCTTGTGCAACGTCAAGATTTGCAAAGTTGTAGATTGATTATCAAAGAGCAGCCCGCGAATCAACGACAATATTGTTTACCGTCTGCATCTCAGGTTGCTGCAATCATAGTAGGTGGTGAAGGATCAGAAAACATTAGAGGTCGAGATATTGTTGTGCAAACTACAGATGGTCAACTTAAGAGTATCAAAGACTGTGTCGGCTACTATGACCCTTTACAATATCCATTGTTGTTACCTTATGGAACATATGGATGGGATGTGAATACTCGAAATAACAACAGCAGAAAAGTGACATGTTGTGACTATTATTCGTATCTTCTTCAG GAAGAAATAAGTGATGAGCTACTACCTGGCCAAACACCACAAGATCGACCAGATTTGCTTACAAGGGTTTTTCGTGCAAAATTTGAAGAGTTGAAGAATGATGTTATAAAAAAAGGTGTTTTAGGCAAAGTtcttgcatatgtatatgtcatTGAGTTTCAAAAGCGCGGTCTCCCCCATGTTCACATGCTTCTCATGTTAGAAGAAAATGATAAGCTTAATAGTCCAGATGATTATGATCAGGTGGTACGGGCTGAAATACCAAATCCAAATGAAGAGCCTGAATTGTATGGTGCCGTCTTAAGGCATATGATACATGGTCCATGTGGAATACACAATTCACGGTCACCCTGTATGAAACGTGGTAGCTGTAAACGAAATTATCCTAAGCCATTTGCACCAACTACAGTTCAAGGAAATGATTCTTATCCAGTCTATCGTAGAAGAGACAATCATGATCCAATCCCATTAGATCATAATGCATGTATAATGGTGGATAATCGGTGGGTCATTCCGTATAACTCATGGCTACTCCTCAGATATGATTGTCATATTAATGTTGAGATTTGTTGCAGCATTAAGAGTGTTAAGTATCTGTACAAATATGTTTACAAAGGTCCCGACCGAGTAGCTTTTGAAGTCCATCATGAACCTATTCAAGATGAAATAAAGCAGTTTGTTGATGCAAGATGGGTTTGTGCACCTGAAGCTTTATGGAGAATATTCAAATTTGTAACTAATCGACTTTATCCATCGGTGGAACGATTACAAATTCATCTTCCTGAAGGACAAACTATTCTTTTTTACCCTCACCAAAGAGTAGCAGATATTTTGGCAGATGACACTAACTCGATGACTATGCTGACAGAGTTTTTTACCAAGAATACCACTTGCCCGGAAGCCCGACAATACTTATACCGGGAATTCCCTGAACG AGGACCAACATCATTTGAGAATTTAAGAACAGTCAATGACATTGTACAACCAACATTTAAGAAGGCAGTGGAACAACGAGGTTTGCTAGAAGATGATGATAGCATCAGACAGTGTCTCTGTGAAGCCACTAACATTCACATGCCGTCAGCTTTGCGAAGGTTGTTTGTTACCATCTTAGTTTATTGTGAGCCACATGGAGTAAGAAGATTATGGGATGAATTTCATTCATTTATGGTGGAAGATTATTCTGTTTCAAGTACCACAAATAATACTTCTATCTTGAACAAGCTTTTGCAAGACTTGAACGGACTATTAGTGCAACATAGTAAGTCTGTATCTGATTACGATTTACCACAAATAACACAAGATTGTGTTAGAGACAACACAATTCCAAGGAGAATACAAGATGAAGTTTCACTTGACATCTCTGAAGCAGACCTCAATGCGGTACAAAATCTAAATGAAGACCAAATGGCAGCGTATAACTCGATTGTGTCTGCTATTGAACAACGAGACAATGCCATATTTTTTGTGGATGGTCCCGGAGGGACAGGAAAGACATACTGA